From Mesorhizobium australicum, a single genomic window includes:
- a CDS encoding heavy-metal-associated domain-containing protein, giving the protein MLTLNVPDMTCGHCVGVVTKAVKSVDADAAVSTDLSAQTVTVESAAAPAALQAALEKAGYPATVGAR; this is encoded by the coding sequence ATGTTGACCCTCAACGTACCTGATATGACCTGCGGGCACTGTGTCGGTGTCGTAACCAAGGCCGTCAAGAGCGTCGATGCCGACGCCGCCGTCAGCACCGATCTGTCCGCTCAGACCGTTACCGTAGAAAGCGCTGCCGCACCGGCCGCGCTGCAGGCCGCGCTTGAAAAGGCCGGCTACCCGGCGACGGTCGGCGCACGCTGA
- a CDS encoding four-helix bundle copper-binding protein yields MHHHTDPAMKACIEECLRCYSVCLSTAMNHCLEMGGEHVEKKHFTLMMACAEICRTSAHFMLVDSPHHKHTCAECAEICTQCAEDCERLGNMEECVAACRSCAQSCRSMAH; encoded by the coding sequence ATGCATCATCATACCGACCCCGCCATGAAAGCCTGCATCGAGGAATGCCTGCGCTGCTATTCAGTGTGCCTCTCGACAGCGATGAACCATTGCCTGGAGATGGGCGGCGAGCACGTTGAAAAGAAGCATTTCACGCTGATGATGGCCTGCGCCGAGATTTGCAGGACATCGGCCCACTTCATGCTGGTGGACTCCCCGCACCACAAACATACCTGCGCCGAGTGCGCGGAAATCTGCACCCAGTGCGCCGAGGACTGCGAGCGCCTCGGTAACATGGAGGAATGCGTAGCGGCCTGCCGATCCTGCGCGCAGTCGTGCCGCAGCATGGCACACTAG
- a CDS encoding multicopper oxidase domain-containing protein: protein MFVQPIDYFLAVWFVLAGLSTAYVAWDQFRANPEPAVMKCGFILVTLYMGPVGLLMYVLADKEPRPRTHEEFVKPLWKQGIGSTIHCVAGDATGIIIAAAITALLGLPMWLDIIIEYIAGFVIGLFIVQALFMKSMMGGTYWQNVRHSFMPEFISMNAMMAAMAPVMATLMMGRDMRAMWPGELLFWGVMALGISAGFALAYPFNVWLVAKRLKHGLMTVREDRGAHSAAAKPAAAPQHQHHHGDHAAHDQQDGQGDDDHRDHDHHQRGEKDTGSHDHGGDLPPAFAPTRTQVGAMAVFTSLMLAAGFAWPFLHVNMRLSAHDVGDVIMAPGMIMDFDTPAASMRDMAAIDPRLVTYEAPPDQTGSRVLEPRIEGGVKIFDLEAAVIRWPILPDETVEAYAFNGQVPGPTLRIREGDRIRINVTNTLPESTTVHWHGLILPNAMDGPAEITQDPIAPGASFTYEFTAAQHGTYFYHTHDHVDRQQSLGLYGALIIDPANQADEIPADLEYTVQLQEWLKREWLTFPAMPMEGGLPNFFTINGKSYPATETIRMKTGQVLKVRFVGSHTTAIHPMHIHGGPFEVAAVDGLNLAPSARYLADTVNVGPGQRFDVLWTARRPGKWLLHCHIPHHTTNNNVETKGGGGLMVVIEVAP, encoded by the coding sequence ATGTTCGTCCAGCCGATCGATTATTTCCTGGCGGTCTGGTTCGTCCTTGCGGGCCTCAGCACAGCCTATGTCGCGTGGGATCAGTTCCGCGCCAATCCCGAACCCGCCGTCATGAAATGTGGGTTTATCCTCGTCACCCTTTATATGGGGCCGGTCGGCCTTCTGATGTATGTGCTGGCCGACAAGGAGCCGCGACCGCGCACTCACGAAGAGTTCGTAAAGCCGCTCTGGAAGCAGGGTATCGGCAGCACCATTCACTGCGTGGCGGGCGACGCCACCGGCATCATCATCGCCGCCGCGATCACCGCGCTCCTCGGCCTGCCGATGTGGCTCGACATCATCATCGAATATATTGCCGGCTTCGTCATCGGGCTCTTCATTGTCCAGGCGCTGTTCATGAAGAGCATGATGGGCGGCACCTACTGGCAGAACGTCCGCCATTCTTTCATGCCGGAGTTCATCAGCATGAACGCCATGATGGCGGCGATGGCGCCCGTCATGGCCACGCTGATGATGGGGCGCGACATGCGTGCCATGTGGCCGGGGGAACTGCTGTTCTGGGGCGTCATGGCGCTCGGCATCAGTGCCGGGTTTGCGCTCGCCTATCCCTTCAATGTCTGGCTGGTCGCCAAGCGCCTGAAGCACGGTCTGATGACCGTACGGGAGGATCGCGGGGCGCATAGCGCGGCGGCGAAGCCGGCCGCGGCGCCGCAGCATCAGCATCACCATGGCGATCACGCGGCGCATGATCAGCAGGACGGGCAAGGTGATGATGATCATCGTGATCATGATCATCATCAGCGCGGTGAAAAAGACACGGGGTCTCATGACCATGGCGGGGACCTGCCGCCGGCCTTCGCGCCGACGCGCACGCAGGTCGGCGCCATGGCGGTGTTTACGAGCCTGATGCTGGCAGCGGGGTTTGCCTGGCCGTTCCTTCACGTCAACATGAGGCTGAGCGCCCATGATGTCGGCGACGTCATCATGGCGCCCGGCATGATCATGGATTTCGACACGCCGGCGGCATCCATGCGCGATATGGCGGCCATCGACCCGCGTCTTGTCACCTACGAAGCCCCCCCGGACCAGACCGGAAGCCGCGTGCTGGAGCCGCGTATCGAGGGCGGGGTCAAGATATTCGACCTTGAGGCCGCGGTCATTCGCTGGCCGATCCTCCCCGATGAGACCGTGGAAGCCTATGCTTTCAACGGGCAGGTGCCGGGGCCGACGCTGCGCATCCGCGAGGGCGACCGCATCCGCATTAATGTGACGAACACGCTGCCGGAAAGCACGACCGTTCACTGGCACGGCCTGATCCTTCCCAACGCCATGGACGGACCGGCTGAAATCACGCAGGACCCCATCGCGCCGGGCGCCTCCTTTACTTACGAATTCACGGCCGCGCAGCACGGCACCTATTTTTACCACACCCATGACCATGTCGACCGCCAGCAGTCGCTGGGGCTCTACGGCGCCCTGATCATCGACCCGGCGAACCAGGCGGACGAGATCCCCGCCGACCTTGAATACACGGTCCAGCTCCAGGAATGGCTCAAAAGGGAATGGCTGACTTTCCCCGCGATGCCGATGGAAGGGGGCCTGCCCAATTTCTTCACCATCAACGGAAAGTCATATCCTGCGACCGAAACGATCCGCATGAAGACGGGCCAGGTGCTGAAGGTGCGTTTTGTCGGCTCGCATACGACCGCCATCCACCCCATGCATATCCATGGCGGGCCGTTCGAGGTCGCGGCGGTCGATGGATTAAACCTTGCTCCAAGCGCGCGCTATCTCGCTGACACTGTGAACGTGGGACCGGGGCAAAGATTCGATGTCCTCTGGACGGCCCGCCGGCCCGGCAAGTGGCTGCTGCACTGCCATATCCCGCACCACACCACGAACAACAATGTAGAAACGAAGGGCGGCGGGGGGCTGATGGTCGTTATCGAGGTGGCGCCATGA
- the copM gene encoding CopM family metallochaperone, with translation MRTRTLILATVFSLLPASVAFAQETSLPAGCRSSEPMKMDNMKMDDAAMQGMDDAHKAYMQAMMKMHPAMMQGISAKDPDVAFVCGMIAHHQGAIDMAEVELKFGKDEDARGKAQKVIDAQKKEIEEFRQWVGSHTK, from the coding sequence ATGCGTACGCGCACTTTGATACTGGCCACCGTCTTTTCCCTCCTGCCGGCCTCGGTCGCATTTGCCCAGGAGACTTCACTGCCGGCGGGCTGCCGGTCGTCAGAACCCATGAAAATGGACAACATGAAGATGGACGATGCGGCCATGCAGGGCATGGATGACGCCCATAAAGCCTACATGCAGGCGATGATGAAGATGCATCCGGCCATGATGCAGGGCATTTCCGCCAAGGACCCCGACGTGGCTTTTGTGTGCGGGATGATCGCCCACCATCAGGGCGCGATCGATATGGCGGAGGTCGAACTCAAGTTCGGCAAGGATGAGGACGCCCGCGGCAAGGCGCAGAAGGTGATCGACGCCCAGAAGAAGGAGATCGAGGAGTTCCGCCAGTGGGTCGGCTCCCACACCAAGTGA
- a CDS encoding heavy metal translocating P-type ATPase, with the protein MTMNAPFKPETTVPAGETFAIEGMTCASCVRRVEQAIEKLPGVASAAVNLATESARVTYDAPVAAGAVTAAIRGAGYEVRTGEADFTIGGMTCASCVRRVEKAIAAVPGVTGASVNLATERAHVQSAGPVPADAVIAAVAAAGYEARLVADTAAPDDRQAAARAAEQKALARDVIIAASLTLPLFLIEMAIHFIPGFHHSVESVISRQSLYLVYFALAGIVQFGPGLRFYRKGVPALLRGALDMNALVVLGSTAAFAYSVMATFASGLLPAGTVNVYYEASAVIITLILLGRYLEARAKGRTSEAIRRLAGLQVKAASVERGGAFVELPLSAINVGDIVRARPGERIAVDGVVVSGRSYVDESMISGEPAPVGKQEGDELVGGTVNKSGSLTYRASRVGADTLLAQIIRMVEAAQGAKLPIQALVDKVTAWFVPAVIVAALATFAVWLVFGPEPALSFALVNAVAVLIIACPCAMGLATPTSIMVGTGRAAELGVLFRNGQALQTLKDVTVVAIDKTGTLTEGRPALTDFVAAQGVDRAQALALAASGESLSEHPVAAALVEAAKKEGLAVSEPQNFEAIAGYGIRAVVDGHDVLIGADRLMTREGIDVAVFAGDAEALAADAKTPLYVAIDGRLAALVAVADPLKASTPAAIAALHDLGLRVAMITGDNRATAAAIARTLGIDDVVAEVLPAGKVQALQALREGRAVAFVGDGINDAPALAEAEVGIAIGTGTDIAIESADVVLMGGDLRGVVNALALSRATMRNIRQNLFWAFAYNVSLIPVAAGALYPFGGTLLSPMLAAGAMALSSVFVLGNALRLRRVKPVLQAR; encoded by the coding sequence ATGACCATGAACGCCCCTTTCAAACCTGAAACGACCGTGCCGGCCGGCGAGACCTTTGCGATCGAGGGCATGACCTGCGCCTCGTGCGTCAGGCGCGTCGAACAGGCGATCGAAAAGCTCCCGGGGGTGGCGAGCGCCGCGGTCAATTTGGCGACAGAAAGCGCGCGCGTGACCTACGATGCCCCCGTCGCCGCGGGCGCCGTGACCGCAGCGATCAGGGGCGCCGGCTACGAAGTCAGGACCGGCGAAGCTGATTTCACCATCGGCGGCATGACATGCGCGTCGTGCGTCAGGCGCGTGGAGAAGGCCATTGCGGCTGTTCCCGGCGTCACAGGCGCTTCTGTCAATCTCGCGACCGAGCGCGCGCATGTTCAAAGCGCTGGGCCTGTCCCCGCTGACGCCGTCATCGCTGCGGTCGCTGCTGCCGGTTACGAAGCACGCCTTGTGGCCGATACAGCAGCCCCTGACGACCGGCAGGCCGCCGCGCGCGCGGCGGAACAGAAGGCGCTCGCGCGCGACGTGATAATTGCCGCCAGCCTGACGCTGCCGCTGTTCCTCATCGAAATGGCAATTCATTTTATTCCCGGCTTCCATCACAGCGTTGAAAGCGTGATCAGCCGGCAGAGCCTCTACCTTGTATATTTCGCGCTCGCGGGGATCGTGCAATTCGGGCCGGGCCTGCGCTTCTATCGCAAGGGCGTCCCGGCGCTGCTGCGCGGGGCTCTGGACATGAACGCGCTTGTCGTGCTGGGATCGACGGCGGCCTTTGCGTATTCGGTTATGGCGACCTTTGCCTCCGGTCTGCTCCCGGCCGGCACGGTGAACGTCTACTATGAAGCCTCTGCGGTGATCATCACGCTGATCTTGCTCGGGCGCTATCTCGAAGCGCGGGCGAAGGGCCGCACGAGCGAAGCCATCAGGCGGCTCGCCGGCCTTCAGGTGAAGGCGGCGAGCGTTGAGCGCGGCGGCGCCTTCGTCGAGCTGCCCCTGTCCGCGATCAATGTCGGCGATATCGTCAGGGCGCGCCCGGGCGAGCGCATCGCCGTTGACGGCGTTGTGGTCTCGGGGCGGTCCTATGTCGATGAATCCATGATCTCGGGCGAGCCGGCGCCGGTCGGGAAGCAAGAGGGCGACGAGCTTGTCGGCGGCACCGTCAACAAGTCGGGAAGCCTGACCTACCGGGCTAGCCGCGTCGGCGCGGATACGCTCCTCGCGCAGATCATCCGGATGGTGGAAGCGGCGCAGGGCGCGAAGCTCCCGATCCAGGCGCTGGTTGACAAGGTGACGGCGTGGTTCGTGCCGGCGGTCATCGTAGCGGCGCTCGCGACCTTCGCGGTCTGGCTGGTCTTCGGGCCGGAGCCGGCCCTGTCCTTTGCCCTTGTGAATGCGGTTGCCGTTCTCATCATCGCCTGCCCGTGCGCCATGGGCCTTGCGACCCCGACCTCCATTATGGTCGGCACGGGGCGTGCGGCGGAGTTGGGCGTACTGTTTCGCAACGGCCAGGCGCTGCAGACCCTGAAAGACGTAACGGTCGTGGCTATCGACAAGACCGGTACGCTGACAGAAGGCCGGCCCGCGCTTACCGACTTTGTCGCGGCGCAAGGCGTGGACCGCGCGCAGGCGCTCGCTCTTGCAGCTTCCGGGGAGAGCCTGTCCGAGCACCCGGTCGCGGCCGCCCTTGTCGAAGCTGCCAAAAAGGAAGGCCTTGCGGTCAGCGAGCCGCAGAATTTCGAAGCCATTGCCGGTTACGGCATCCGGGCCGTGGTCGACGGCCATGATGTTCTGATCGGCGCGGACCGATTGATGACGAGAGAGGGGATCGATGTGGCCGTCTTCGCAGGCGACGCGGAAGCGCTGGCCGCGGACGCGAAGACCCCCCTCTATGTGGCGATCGACGGGCGCCTTGCGGCTCTCGTTGCCGTCGCGGACCCGCTGAAGGCGTCAACGCCGGCGGCGATTGCCGCGCTTCATGATCTGGGCCTGCGCGTGGCGATGATCACGGGCGATAACCGCGCGACCGCCGCCGCGATCGCGCGCACGCTCGGGATCGATGACGTCGTCGCCGAAGTGCTCCCGGCCGGCAAGGTGCAGGCCCTGCAGGCGCTGCGAGAAGGACGGGCGGTCGCGTTTGTTGGAGACGGAATCAACGACGCGCCGGCCCTTGCCGAAGCCGAAGTCGGTATCGCGATCGGCACCGGCACGGACATTGCCATCGAAAGCGCGGATGTCGTGCTGATGGGCGGCGACCTGCGCGGGGTTGTCAACGCGCTCGCGCTTTCGCGCGCCACCATGCGCAACATCCGGCAGAACTTGTTCTGGGCCTTTGCCTATAACGTCAGCCTCATCCCGGTCGCGGCCGGCGCGCTCTATCCGTTCGGCGGCACTCTGCTGTCGCCGATGCTCGCTGCCGGCGCCATGGCGCTGTCGAGCGTATTCGTGCTCGGAAATGCCCTGCGGCTGCGCCGGGTAAAGCCGGTCCTTCAGGCACGGTGA
- a CDS encoding pyridoxine 5'-phosphate synthase, whose protein sequence is MKKVRLGFNIDHVATIRNARGGPHPDPLRAAQEAISAGADGITMHLREDRRHIRDEDVARVRAAISAPLNLEMAVTDEMLGIALKTRPHAVCLVPEKRQEVTTEGGLDAAGMAGTLKPFVARLSEAGIRVSLFIDPEEAQVDAAALIGAPVVELHTGTYAEKDGAAGELARLAAAAERAAQAGIECHAGHGLTFENVTPVAALAPVAELNIGHYLVGEAVFSGLPFVIAHMKELIARARQP, encoded by the coding sequence ATGAAGAAAGTGCGTCTTGGTTTCAACATCGATCACGTCGCCACCATCCGCAACGCGCGCGGCGGCCCTCATCCCGACCCGCTGCGCGCGGCGCAGGAGGCGATCAGCGCGGGCGCCGACGGCATCACCATGCATCTGCGGGAAGACCGCCGCCACATACGCGACGAGGATGTCGCAAGGGTGCGGGCTGCCATCAGCGCGCCGCTGAACCTTGAAATGGCCGTCACCGACGAGATGCTCGGCATCGCGCTGAAGACAAGGCCGCACGCCGTGTGCCTTGTCCCTGAGAAAAGGCAGGAGGTGACCACCGAAGGCGGGCTTGATGCGGCCGGCATGGCCGGCACGCTGAAGCCGTTCGTCGCTCGCCTTTCAGAAGCCGGCATCCGCGTCTCGCTGTTCATCGATCCCGAGGAGGCGCAGGTGGACGCGGCCGCCCTGATCGGCGCGCCGGTCGTCGAGCTGCACACGGGAACCTATGCCGAAAAAGACGGCGCGGCAGGGGAGCTCGCGCGCCTCGCGGCGGCCGCTGAGCGCGCCGCGCAGGCCGGTATCGAATGCCACGCGGGGCACGGGCTGACGTTCGAAAACGTGACGCCCGTCGCGGCGCTTGCGCCTGTCGCCGAGCTCAATATCGGGCATTATCTGGTCGGTGAGGCGGTGTTCTCCGGCCTGCCGTTCGTCATCGCGCACATGAAAGAGCTGATCGCGCGGGCACGGCAGCCATGA
- a CDS encoding cytochrome c, whose product MRGAFALVLAAGVTGAFAGGMAAIVTERQQGMKDMAASARIIAGMFKEPAAYDQRRFRAAAETIAAHAGDTLAAQFPPETLGPPSAARAAIAEKPDEFAALARELRREAQALAEKAANTLTPAMRMGAGTEAGASSLLGRRAQKTDNLQSIPAEHVFHMMLQGCTACHAVYREKP is encoded by the coding sequence ATGCGCGGCGCCTTCGCTCTCGTTCTGGCGGCTGGTGTGACCGGCGCCTTTGCCGGGGGCATGGCGGCGATTGTCACAGAGCGCCAGCAGGGAATGAAGGACATGGCCGCGTCCGCGAGGATTATCGCCGGGATGTTCAAAGAGCCCGCCGCGTACGATCAGCGCCGGTTCCGCGCGGCGGCTGAAACCATCGCCGCGCACGCCGGCGACACGCTTGCCGCGCAGTTTCCTCCCGAAACCCTGGGGCCACCGAGTGCAGCCCGCGCTGCTATTGCCGAGAAGCCCGATGAATTCGCAGCGCTCGCCCGGGAACTGCGCCGCGAGGCGCAGGCGCTGGCAGAAAAGGCCGCCAACACCCTGACGCCCGCAATGCGCATGGGCGCCGGGACAGAAGCGGGCGCCAGCAGTCTTCTGGGACGCCGCGCGCAGAAAACGGACAATCTTCAATCGATACCGGCCGAGCACGTGTTCCACATGATGCTACAGGGCTGCACTGCGTGCCATGCCGTCTACAGAGAGAAGCCCTGA
- a CDS encoding DUF2946 family protein, whose amino-acid sequence MAALIRKVPSFQLNRRIAGDPAGDPCRRLTLTLPHSCGENRFMAQSPLILSGKAWRALVACLFMLLAIWQPGMAAAAWAEGNASQTTAGHTHAAAVHDHEDAGAAQHTESDGQKQAANDHHQPAAMDLCCEMHCVMSQAMPASSPLIHAPAAGRVRADFTHALPDGQVYSVIKPPRTTS is encoded by the coding sequence ATGGCAGCCCTCATCCGCAAAGTGCCGTCTTTTCAACTCAATCGCCGGATAGCAGGGGACCCGGCCGGAGACCCGTGCCGGCGCCTCACCTTGACTTTGCCTCACTCTTGTGGCGAAAACCGTTTCATGGCTCAAAGCCCGTTGATTCTTTCCGGCAAGGCATGGCGCGCGCTCGTCGCGTGCCTGTTCATGCTGCTGGCCATATGGCAGCCAGGTATGGCCGCGGCCGCCTGGGCTGAAGGCAACGCGTCCCAGACCACCGCCGGCCACACGCACGCCGCCGCCGTCCATGATCATGAGGATGCCGGCGCCGCTCAGCATACTGAAAGCGACGGACAAAAGCAGGCGGCCAACGACCACCACCAGCCGGCCGCCATGGACCTTTGCTGCGAAATGCACTGCGTCATGAGCCAGGCCATGCCGGCCTCATCTCCGCTGATCCATGCTCCGGCCGCCGGCCGGGTCCGTGCCGATTTCACGCACGCCCTGCCGGACGGGCAGGTCTATTCCGTCATAAAGCCGCCCCGAACCACCAGCTGA
- the cueR gene encoding Cu(I)-responsive transcriptional regulator, producing MNIGTAAERSGLPAKTIRYYEEVGLVKATRGLNGYREYAETDVHKLRFLKRARNLGFSVEECRQLLSLYEDKTRESAEVKAIAQTKLDELETRLRELTELRNTLRHLVRCCSGDSRPDCPIIDELAG from the coding sequence ATGAATATCGGAACCGCGGCAGAGAGGTCGGGTCTGCCCGCCAAGACCATCCGCTATTATGAAGAGGTGGGTCTGGTGAAGGCGACGCGCGGGCTGAACGGCTATCGCGAATACGCCGAAACCGACGTGCACAAGCTGCGCTTTCTAAAACGCGCGCGAAACCTCGGCTTTTCCGTCGAGGAGTGCCGACAGCTTCTGTCGCTTTACGAGGACAAGACGCGCGAGAGCGCTGAAGTGAAAGCCATCGCGCAGACCAAGCTCGACGAGCTTGAAACGCGCCTGCGCGAGCTGACCGAGCTGCGCAATACCCTGCGCCACCTCGTTCGCTGCTGCAGCGGAGACAGCCGTCCCGACTGCCCGATCATCGATGAACTGGCCGGCTGA
- a CDS encoding alpha/beta hydrolase family protein — protein MYHSWLDRWDEQRARRGDEGKKTTDFDLDAERAFPGAKQVTGIEEFCVLADDATADPTFFDDLGRGADQSFERQGEWLKFPSDISTDVEENNVVWARITDSGCLDQALVVFHHWNASSQNRQLASFFSNRGITVVEIAMPYHFERSRPGSLHADYMLSANLGRTIQSVRQAVLDGRKLIRWLKREGYGDISILGMSLGSWVAGLIAAHDPAVSKASLFLTAGSLADMVWTGRATRAIHDSLEPEIDLTHLRTAWGPLNLENYAHNLARPDLDLHIVLAKRDRVVLPELSQRFIQRLKYAEAQPNILEMNCGHYSIALPPYMLLAGLSLQRFLSGAHLGKN, from the coding sequence GTGTACCATAGTTGGCTTGATCGATGGGATGAGCAGCGGGCGCGGCGCGGTGACGAAGGGAAGAAAACGACCGATTTCGACCTTGACGCAGAGCGTGCCTTTCCGGGTGCGAAACAGGTAACAGGTATAGAAGAATTTTGTGTCCTCGCGGACGATGCCACGGCTGATCCAACCTTTTTCGACGATCTGGGCCGCGGCGCCGATCAAAGCTTTGAAAGACAAGGCGAATGGCTCAAATTTCCATCGGACATTTCCACTGATGTCGAAGAGAACAATGTTGTCTGGGCGAGAATTACAGACAGCGGGTGCCTAGATCAGGCCTTGGTGGTTTTTCACCACTGGAACGCAAGCTCCCAGAATCGCCAGTTAGCCAGCTTTTTCTCGAATCGTGGCATCACGGTTGTCGAGATTGCCATGCCCTATCACTTTGAGCGCAGCCGACCCGGATCCCTGCACGCCGATTATATGCTTAGCGCCAACCTTGGACGAACGATCCAATCCGTAAGGCAGGCCGTATTGGACGGTCGAAAGCTCATTCGCTGGTTGAAGCGCGAAGGCTATGGAGACATTTCGATTCTCGGTATGAGCTTGGGTTCCTGGGTCGCCGGATTAATCGCAGCGCACGACCCTGCTGTGTCAAAGGCGTCACTCTTTCTAACGGCGGGAAGTCTGGCCGATATGGTTTGGACGGGGCGGGCGACACGCGCGATCCACGATAGCCTTGAGCCTGAAATTGATCTGACCCATCTCAGAACGGCCTGGGGTCCGCTTAATTTGGAGAATTACGCGCACAATTTGGCGCGGCCGGATCTCGATCTACACATTGTATTGGCTAAAAGAGACAGGGTAGTTTTGCCAGAGCTATCTCAGAGGTTCATACAACGGCTTAAGTATGCCGAAGCTCAGCCGAACATTTTGGAGATGAACTGCGGACATTATTCGATTGCCCTTCCGCCCTACATGTTGCTGGCTGGTTTGAGCTTGCAACGGTTTTTGTCCGGTGCGCATCTCGGAAAAAATTAA
- the pdxA gene encoding 4-hydroxythreonine-4-phosphate dehydrogenase PdxA, translating to MRKPMALTMGEPGGVGAEITVRAYRALQDEGLPFYYCGHAGLIDDAARLTGMGVAVIAIEGPEQATAAFAKGLPVIDMPLAAKVTTKVASPAHAPAVVCSIEMAMDHALAGRASAIVTNPIQKHSLHQAGFPYPGHTEFLEARAGAGKAVMMLEGAGLRVVPVTIHEALRTAIARLTPALIEETGRAAALGLQRDFGIKSPRLAVAGLNPHAGENGDMGDEEERIVAPAIAALRATGIEAFGPLSPDTMFTARARAGYDAALCLYHDQALIPLKTLAMDEGVNVTLGLPFVRTSPDHGTALDIAGKGIADPGSLIAALKLAAKIAAHRETSA from the coding sequence ATGAGGAAGCCCATGGCCCTGACCATGGGCGAACCGGGAGGCGTCGGTGCGGAGATCACCGTCAGGGCGTACCGCGCGCTGCAGGATGAGGGGCTGCCATTTTACTACTGCGGCCATGCCGGCCTCATTGACGACGCGGCCCGGCTGACAGGGATGGGCGTGGCCGTCATCGCGATAGAAGGCCCGGAGCAGGCGACCGCCGCTTTTGCGAAAGGCCTGCCTGTCATCGACATGCCGCTCGCCGCGAAAGTCACCACGAAGGTCGCATCTCCCGCCCATGCGCCCGCCGTCGTGTGCTCCATCGAAATGGCAATGGATCATGCGCTGGCCGGGCGGGCATCCGCCATCGTCACCAACCCGATCCAGAAACACAGCCTGCATCAGGCTGGTTTTCCCTATCCCGGCCATACGGAATTTCTTGAGGCGCGGGCGGGCGCGGGCAAGGCGGTGATGATGCTAGAGGGGGCGGGCCTGCGGGTCGTACCTGTGACCATCCACGAGGCGCTGCGCACGGCGATCGCGCGCCTGACACCGGCGCTGATCGAAGAAACGGGACGCGCGGCCGCGCTGGGCCTGCAGCGCGATTTCGGCATCAAATCCCCGCGCCTTGCGGTCGCCGGTCTAAACCCGCATGCCGGCGAAAACGGCGATATGGGCGATGAGGAAGAGCGGATCGTCGCGCCGGCGATCGCCGCCTTGCGGGCGACCGGCATAGAGGCTTTCGGGCCGCTGTCTCCCGACACCATGTTCACCGCCCGCGCGCGGGCGGGTTACGATGCAGCGCTTTGCCTTTACCATGACCAGGCGCTGATCCCGCTGAAGACCCTCGCCATGGACGAGGGGGTCAATGTGACGCTGGGCCTGCCGTTCGTCAGGACCTCGCCTGATCATGGCACGGCGCTCGATATCGCCGGCAAGGGCATCGCCGATCCGGGCAGCCTGATCGCGGCCTTGAAGCTTGCCGCAAAAATCGCAGCCCACCGGGAGACATCGGCATGA